The genomic stretch GGTCAGCACGACCACCCACGAATTCAACAACGTGCTCACCACGATCATCAACTACGCCAAGCTCGGCATGCGCCACTCCGACGCGCCGACCCGCGACAAGGCGTTCGAAAAGATCCTCGCGGCCGGCAATCGGGCGGCCAAGATCACTAACGGAGTGCTCGGCTTTGCCCGCAATCGCTCGACCTCATTCGAGCCGACCGATCTGGCGCGGGTCGTCGAAGACTCGCTAATGCTGCTGGAACGGGAGATGAGCAAGTATCGGATTCGGGTCGAAAAGCTGGTCGAGCCTGCGCCGCCGGCCTGGGCGAACGGCAATCAGATTCAGCAGGTGTTGTTGAATCTGCTGATCAACGCCCGGCAGGCGATGGCCAACGGCGGGCTGATTGTCGTCCGGCTCAGCTACGACGAAGCGGCCGACATGATCGATCTCATGGTCCGCGACTCGGGGACCGGCATTCCGCCGGAAGCACTGCGAAAGATCTTCGATCCGTTCTTCACGACTAAGTCCGGCCCCGACGCCAGCGGCAAGGGAGGCACGGGGCTGGGGCTGGCGATGTGCCGCGACATCATCGACGCTCACCACGGCAGGATTCGGGTCGATAGCACGCCGGGCCGCGGAACCGCGTTCACGCTCAGGCTCCCGGCAAAACGCCCGGTGGCGGCCCGGCCGG from Pirellulales bacterium encodes the following:
- a CDS encoding ATP-binding protein; this encodes MTHDGQQSLPNLEQQVAILKQQLAQAQKLTAIGELVSTTTHEFNNVLTTIINYAKLGMRHSDAPTRDKAFEKILAAGNRAAKITNGVLGFARNRSTSFEPTDLARVVEDSLMLLEREMSKYRIRVEKLVEPAPPAWANGNQIQQVLLNLLINARQAMANGGLIVVRLSYDEAADMIDLMVRDSGTGIPPEALRKIFDPFFTTKSGPDASGKGGTGLGLAMCRDIIDAHHGRIRVDSTPGRGTAFTLRLPAKRPVAARPASSPIPVIAPAGSKPAILDGANR